One genomic window of Coraliomargarita sinensis includes the following:
- a CDS encoding nitronate monooxygenase, whose product MEDRFKAPTASHWPSIIQGGMGAGVSDWRLARAVAKAGQMGVISGTALDTILIRRLQDGDPDGAMRRALGAFPYREMAERILNEWYTEGGKAPDAPYRLKPLPEVEMGRLDEELMIVANFAEVYLAKEGHDGWVGINLLEKIQLPTLPSLFGAMLAGVDVVIMGGGIPLAIPGVLDEMAQLRPVALKLHVVGADRSHEHKVEFHPGTHVPASQDRLKRPCFFPVVSSETLAKTLVRKASGRVDGLIVEHYSAGGHNAPPRRDGAYSDRDVCSLEKIAALSLPFWLAGGCASPESLQAARSTGAEGVQVGSAFACSKESGIATSIKNEIIEQYRSGRIKVITDFRASPTDYPFKRLELKANKGADACRVCDLGYLRHIFEKEDGTLGYRCPAAPKKNYVLKGGRPEDCEGRRCLCNGLLATIGLGQIRRGRSVLPLVTIGDDLSFLDRLGGGASALPTAGDVIEYLLSSPESGRAPN is encoded by the coding sequence ATGGAAGATCGTTTTAAAGCACCGACTGCATCTCATTGGCCCAGCATCATTCAAGGTGGCATGGGGGCGGGCGTCTCGGACTGGCGCCTGGCGCGTGCGGTCGCGAAGGCCGGGCAGATGGGAGTCATTTCCGGCACGGCGCTCGATACGATTCTGATCCGCCGCTTGCAGGACGGAGATCCCGACGGGGCAATGCGACGCGCGCTGGGCGCGTTTCCCTATCGTGAGATGGCGGAGCGGATACTCAATGAATGGTACACGGAGGGTGGAAAAGCGCCGGATGCTCCTTACCGCTTGAAACCGCTCCCCGAAGTGGAGATGGGCCGGCTTGACGAGGAACTGATGATCGTGGCGAATTTCGCCGAGGTGTACTTGGCGAAGGAGGGGCACGATGGCTGGGTCGGTATCAATCTGCTTGAGAAGATCCAGCTTCCCACGCTGCCGTCCCTCTTCGGCGCGATGCTGGCGGGCGTGGACGTCGTCATTATGGGCGGCGGGATTCCGTTGGCGATCCCGGGGGTGCTCGATGAAATGGCGCAATTGCGGCCGGTTGCATTAAAACTGCATGTCGTGGGAGCCGATCGTTCACACGAGCACAAGGTCGAGTTTCATCCCGGCACCCACGTGCCCGCCTCGCAGGATCGGCTCAAACGTCCCTGCTTTTTTCCGGTGGTCTCTTCCGAAACCCTGGCAAAGACGCTGGTGCGCAAAGCCAGCGGCCGTGTCGACGGCCTGATCGTCGAGCACTATTCGGCGGGGGGACACAACGCACCACCGCGGCGAGACGGGGCTTATTCCGACCGGGATGTCTGTTCACTGGAGAAGATAGCCGCCCTGTCCCTGCCCTTCTGGCTGGCGGGTGGTTGTGCCTCGCCCGAGAGTTTGCAGGCGGCCCGATCCACGGGAGCGGAGGGCGTCCAGGTCGGCTCGGCCTTCGCTTGTTCCAAAGAGTCAGGCATCGCCACGTCGATCAAAAACGAGATTATCGAGCAGTACCGTAGTGGCAGAATCAAAGTGATCACAGACTTCCGCGCCTCGCCGACCGATTATCCTTTCAAACGTTTGGAACTCAAAGCCAACAAGGGCGCGGATGCCTGCCGCGTCTGTGATTTGGGCTACCTTCGGCATATCTTCGAAAAGGAGGATGGTACGCTCGGCTACCGCTGTCCTGCCGCTCCGAAAAAGAACTATGTGCTGAAAGGCGGCCGGCCGGAGGACTGTGAAGGGCGGCGTTGTCTTTGTAACGGTCTGCTTGCCACCATCGGCCTGGGGCAGATCCGCCGTGGGCGTTCGGTCCTGCCACTGGTCACCATCGGTGACGACCTGAGTTTTCTCGATAGACTCGGAGGCGGTGCTTCCGCGCTCCCGACGGCCGGGGACGTGATCGAATACCTGCTCAGTTCACCGGAATCAGGGCGAGCCCCAAACTGA
- a CDS encoding AEC family transporter, producing MDTTSLVFTAMLPIFLIIGSGFLVRRLGWLSEEADHSLMRVVVNLLYPAMILSFILGNDALRHPSNLILPPLIGMTTIVAGFGISMLVARRINLGNQRECRTFAFSSGMYNYGYFPIPIIALLFDRETTGVLLVHNLGVEFAMWALGVGFILSANDPKSIWRRILSGPVIAILIGAPLNLMRADQHVPNFVLETIDLFGQCAIPLGLILIGATFADLAKGAKLREGIRVPVAACALRLGVFPVIFILFAFLFPLPVELKRVLIIQAAMPCAVFPIVLARHFDGSPEVAFKVVLSTTVVSLITIPIWISLGLALIPVN from the coding sequence ATGGACACCACCTCACTCGTCTTCACCGCCATGCTGCCGATCTTTCTCATTATCGGCAGCGGCTTCCTCGTCAGACGACTCGGGTGGCTGAGCGAAGAGGCCGACCACAGCCTGATGCGGGTGGTCGTCAATCTCCTCTACCCGGCGATGATCCTCTCCTTCATCCTGGGCAATGATGCCCTGAGGCACCCGTCCAACCTCATCCTGCCTCCGTTGATCGGCATGACCACGATCGTCGCGGGCTTCGGCATAAGCATGCTCGTCGCACGTCGAATCAATCTGGGCAACCAGCGCGAATGCCGGACCTTTGCCTTCAGTTCCGGGATGTATAATTACGGCTACTTCCCGATACCGATCATCGCCCTGCTCTTCGACCGGGAAACCACCGGAGTCCTGCTTGTCCACAATCTGGGCGTCGAATTCGCCATGTGGGCCCTCGGGGTCGGCTTTATACTCTCGGCGAACGACCCAAAATCGATTTGGCGGCGCATCTTAAGCGGACCGGTCATCGCCATCTTGATCGGCGCCCCGCTCAATCTCATGCGGGCCGACCAACATGTCCCCAATTTTGTTTTGGAAACCATCGACCTGTTTGGTCAATGCGCCATCCCGCTGGGACTCATTTTAATCGGGGCCACCTTCGCCGACTTGGCCAAAGGCGCCAAACTTCGGGAAGGCATTCGTGTTCCGGTCGCCGCTTGCGCGCTACGACTCGGGGTCTTTCCCGTCATCTTCATTCTGTTCGCCTTTCTCTTTCCGCTGCCGGTCGAACTCAAACGGGTTTTGATCATTCAGGCCGCGATGCCCTGTGCCGTCTTTCCGATTGTTCTCGCCCGGCATTTTGACGGATCCCCGGAGGTCGCATTCAAGGTCGTACTCAGCACCACAGTGGTCAGCCTTATCACCATTCCAATCTGGATCAGTTTGGGGCTCGCCCTGATTCCGGTGAACTGA
- a CDS encoding pyridoxal-phosphate dependent enzyme, with the protein MPPAKKRSHRDMDGETRLQQLQQEILFARRRVYEVGDATPLQSIRLENDIDLWVKREDLSPIHAYKWRGAYNKMAQLSADELKRGVVTASAGNHAQGVALAACKLDTKATIFMPLSTPRMKQLAVRRHGGESVEIRLLGDTYDAASKAAHQAAKQDGLSYIHAYDDLAVMAGQGTLADEIVMSGHGPFDVAFLQVGGGGMAGATAAWLKVHYPDIKIIGVEGEGQASMAAAVQAGKPVALDKLDIFCDGTAVRKAGTLTREICAEVIDEWMTVSNDEVAAAIQFHWEQLRCVPEPSGAMGMAAALKTKDKLKGKRALTILCGANMDFEQLASVARRAAVGALHRRYLKIGIPEKSGAMYSLLNALPDTVNIVDFQYGKIDQHEAAPVIGFDLNPLEFDGLKKALRDGGYEISEVTSDIDVNFRMIHYDPKLFAYPRFITLEFHERPGALADFLREVSPHANLCYFNYVYSGERVGRALLGFEFSSRQEHDEFTDHLDKADAYRDYKIVSKDTLDRMV; encoded by the coding sequence GTGCCCCCGGCGAAAAAGCGTTCGCATCGTGACATGGATGGTGAGACCCGATTGCAGCAGCTTCAGCAGGAGATCCTTTTTGCCCGTCGGCGGGTTTACGAAGTCGGCGACGCGACGCCCCTGCAGTCGATCCGCTTGGAGAACGACATCGATCTGTGGGTCAAACGCGAGGACCTCTCCCCGATCCATGCCTATAAATGGCGCGGGGCCTACAACAAGATGGCGCAGCTCAGTGCCGACGAACTCAAGCGCGGGGTGGTGACGGCATCGGCGGGTAACCATGCCCAGGGCGTGGCCCTGGCCGCCTGCAAGCTGGATACCAAGGCCACGATTTTCATGCCGCTGTCGACCCCCCGCATGAAACAGCTGGCCGTCCGGCGTCACGGGGGCGAGTCCGTCGAGATCCGCCTGCTTGGTGACACCTACGATGCCGCCAGCAAAGCCGCCCACCAGGCCGCCAAGCAAGACGGGCTCAGCTATATTCACGCCTACGACGATCTGGCCGTCATGGCCGGCCAGGGCACCCTCGCCGACGAGATCGTCATGTCCGGGCATGGCCCCTTCGATGTGGCCTTCCTCCAAGTCGGCGGGGGCGGCATGGCGGGAGCGACCGCCGCCTGGCTGAAGGTGCACTACCCCGATATCAAAATTATCGGGGTCGAGGGCGAGGGTCAGGCCTCGATGGCGGCGGCGGTCCAAGCCGGAAAACCGGTGGCTCTGGACAAGCTGGATATCTTTTGCGACGGCACCGCCGTCCGGAAGGCCGGCACGCTGACACGCGAGATCTGCGCGGAGGTCATCGATGAATGGATGACCGTCAGCAACGACGAAGTCGCCGCCGCCATCCAGTTCCACTGGGAGCAGCTTCGTTGCGTGCCGGAACCCTCCGGCGCGATGGGCATGGCCGCCGCTCTCAAAACAAAGGATAAGCTCAAGGGGAAGCGGGCGCTTACCATCCTCTGCGGCGCCAACATGGATTTTGAACAACTCGCTTCAGTGGCACGGCGCGCGGCGGTCGGCGCGTTGCACCGCCGCTACCTCAAGATCGGCATTCCGGAAAAGAGCGGTGCCATGTACAGCCTGCTCAACGCATTGCCGGACACCGTCAACATCGTCGATTTCCAATACGGCAAAATTGATCAGCATGAAGCCGCCCCGGTCATCGGATTTGACCTCAATCCCTTGGAATTCGACGGGTTGAAAAAAGCACTGCGCGACGGAGGCTATGAGATTTCCGAAGTGACCTCGGATATCGATGTCAACTTCCGGATGATTCACTACGATCCGAAACTTTTCGCCTATCCGAGATTTATCACCCTTGAATTCCACGAACGCCCGGGGGCTCTGGCCGACTTCCTTCGCGAGGTGAGCCCGCACGCCAACCTCTGTTACTTCAACTACGTTTACTCCGGCGAGCGCGTGGGCCGCGCCCTGCTGGGCTTCGAATTCAGCAGCCGACAGGAACACGACGAATTCACCGACCACCTCGATAAGGCCGACGCCTACCGCGACTATAAAATTGTCAGCAAGGACACTCTCGACCGCATGGTCTGA
- a CDS encoding PEP-CTERM sorting domain-containing protein, producing the protein MRYDLTLTIISLLAAASGQAQTIVAEYTFSSNSFASSDADTNSTASDITFPGISGETAGVSLQPGIDGSVGQLAPAYVFYMGNINDQGDDDVAGDTDAAEFSVTPSSSLDFTSFSFDFQKNSGGADIEIDLFWSVDSYATAIDSYTISDTGSWGSFSTDLSSLANQATTTTFRLQFFTTGGSPGNELYLDNVELQAVPEPSAFALLAGCLGLTWIMVRRR; encoded by the coding sequence ATGAGATACGACCTGACACTAACCATAATTTCCCTGCTTGCAGCAGCTAGTGGGCAAGCTCAAACTATTGTCGCTGAATATACCTTTAGTTCCAACTCGTTCGCATCAAGCGATGCAGATACGAATTCGACGGCCAGCGATATCACATTTCCAGGAATTTCAGGAGAAACTGCAGGAGTGAGCCTTCAACCTGGAATCGATGGAAGCGTCGGCCAACTTGCGCCTGCCTATGTTTTTTATATGGGAAATATCAATGACCAGGGTGATGATGACGTAGCGGGTGATACTGACGCGGCTGAATTTAGTGTGACCCCTAGTTCTTCATTGGACTTCACTTCTTTCTCTTTTGACTTTCAAAAGAACTCCGGAGGTGCAGACATCGAAATTGACCTTTTTTGGTCCGTAGACAGCTATGCCACGGCTATTGATAGCTATACAATTTCAGACACTGGCTCTTGGGGATCCTTCAGCACTGATCTCAGTAGCTTGGCGAACCAGGCCACCACCACAACTTTTAGGCTTCAATTCTTTACGACTGGCGGAAGTCCGGGCAACGAACTCTACCTCGATAACGTCGAATTGCAGGCCGTCCCCGAACCCTCCGCGTTCGCCCTCCTCGCCGGGTGCCTCGGCCTGACTTGGATTATGGTGCGACGCCGTTAA
- a CDS encoding ATP-dependent RNA helicase gives MLEQNPPLPIYEVADPLVEGLRAHGRLVLSAPTGSGKSTQVPQILIDRAGIEGEVVVLQPRRLAARLLAKRVAAERGVQLGEEVGYQIRFENRVSARTRIRFVTEAILLRQILQDPSLKGVGAVVFDEFHERHLTSDLSLACALQSVQRQRPDLKLVVMSATLDIEQMEDFLQPCARIEAGGRLYPVEVDYAGASLGREAAPVWERAARAFKQLQRDGLRGDALVFMPGAFEIRKTIAAIEALPESRGFEVLPLYGELPPEAQDRAVRTGDGPKVIVSTNVAETSITIEGVRAVIDGGLARIARYDARRGINSILIEQISQASAEQRKGRAGRTGPGRCIRLWSEAEHEARPGHETPEVKRVDLAETLLMLSVAGVTDVDAFPWFESPETTALQRGKHLLHDLGAVDSMGAVTDMGRRMSVFPLHPRYARMLIEAERLGVLPDAALVAGISQGRPFYRASREDLVRREQIRQVEDQVDERSDYFLLLRAFELARAAKFKPPACSELGIHGVAARQAGESARQILQLAPREGRARSSSREHEEEGCPPARPGQSPALPKEGKTASAAEDALCRCLFLAFADHLCLRIDKGTRRCKMVHGRSGELRRESLVESPLFVAAELEERELRGEVTVLLGLATAVEPEWLSEYFPEDMSEGCLTEYDPSTRRVSTKRQTRFRDLVLEEKEGGEVDPGQAAGLLAEEVVSGRLNLKKWNAGVEHWIQRVNFVARHCPETEVAPIDEEARQLLIEQICHGASSYKEIKDREVLPTVKEWILPEQHYYIETYAPENIGLPRRNRPVKLRYESDGRAFIASKLQDFYDVKGETLRIANGRVPLVIELLAPNGRPAHVTDDLDGFWDGAYQQVRKDLAGRYPKHEWR, from the coding sequence GTGCTCGAGCAGAATCCACCACTTCCGATCTACGAAGTCGCCGACCCACTGGTCGAGGGCTTGCGGGCGCACGGTCGCCTCGTTCTGAGTGCCCCGACTGGCTCGGGCAAATCCACCCAAGTGCCGCAGATCCTGATCGACCGGGCCGGGATTGAGGGCGAGGTGGTGGTTTTGCAACCGCGTCGTCTGGCCGCTCGGCTCTTGGCCAAGCGGGTCGCAGCGGAGCGCGGGGTGCAACTGGGGGAAGAGGTCGGTTACCAAATCCGTTTTGAGAACCGGGTGAGCGCGCGGACCCGCATCCGCTTTGTGACGGAAGCGATCCTGCTTCGACAGATTTTGCAGGATCCCTCGCTGAAGGGCGTGGGCGCGGTGGTCTTCGATGAATTTCACGAGCGGCATCTGACCAGTGACCTGAGTCTGGCCTGCGCCCTGCAAAGCGTGCAGCGGCAGCGGCCCGATCTGAAACTGGTGGTGATGTCGGCCACGCTCGACATCGAGCAGATGGAGGATTTTTTGCAGCCCTGCGCGCGGATTGAGGCCGGTGGCCGACTCTATCCCGTCGAGGTCGATTACGCCGGGGCTTCGCTCGGTCGTGAGGCCGCCCCCGTCTGGGAGCGGGCCGCGCGGGCCTTCAAGCAGTTGCAACGGGACGGCCTGCGCGGCGATGCGCTGGTTTTCATGCCGGGTGCCTTTGAGATCCGGAAGACGATTGCCGCGATCGAGGCCCTGCCGGAGTCGCGCGGTTTCGAGGTGCTGCCGCTGTACGGGGAGCTGCCGCCCGAGGCGCAAGACCGGGCCGTGCGTACGGGCGACGGGCCGAAGGTGATCGTTTCGACCAACGTGGCCGAGACCTCGATCACGATCGAGGGCGTGCGCGCGGTGATCGACGGCGGTTTGGCGCGGATCGCCCGCTACGATGCGCGGCGGGGGATAAACTCGATCCTGATTGAGCAGATCAGTCAGGCCTCGGCCGAGCAACGCAAGGGACGGGCCGGGCGCACGGGGCCGGGGCGTTGTATCCGGCTCTGGAGTGAAGCCGAGCACGAGGCGCGGCCCGGCCACGAGACCCCGGAAGTGAAGCGAGTGGATCTGGCCGAAACACTGCTCATGCTGTCGGTCGCTGGGGTGACGGATGTGGATGCCTTCCCCTGGTTTGAATCGCCGGAGACGACCGCGCTGCAACGGGGGAAGCACCTTTTGCACGACCTTGGCGCGGTGGATTCAATGGGTGCTGTCACGGACATGGGGCGCAGGATGTCGGTCTTTCCCCTGCATCCCCGCTATGCCCGGATGCTGATCGAAGCCGAACGTCTGGGTGTGTTGCCGGACGCGGCGCTGGTGGCCGGAATCAGTCAGGGGCGGCCGTTTTACCGCGCGTCCCGCGAGGATCTGGTTCGCCGCGAGCAGATCCGTCAGGTCGAGGACCAGGTCGACGAGCGCTCGGACTATTTCCTTTTGCTGCGCGCCTTTGAGTTGGCCCGGGCTGCAAAGTTCAAGCCGCCCGCCTGCAGCGAACTGGGCATCCACGGCGTGGCGGCCCGCCAGGCGGGGGAGAGCGCCCGGCAAATCCTGCAGCTGGCTCCGCGGGAGGGACGCGCCCGGTCTTCTTCGCGAGAGCACGAAGAAGAAGGTTGCCCACCCGCACGGCCCGGACAGAGCCCGGCCCTCCCCAAAGAGGGAAAGACCGCTTCGGCGGCCGAGGATGCCCTGTGCCGCTGCCTATTTCTGGCTTTTGCCGACCACCTCTGCTTGCGCATTGACAAGGGGACCCGGCGCTGCAAGATGGTGCACGGGCGAAGCGGTGAGTTGAGACGCGAAAGCTTGGTGGAAAGTCCTCTCTTTGTCGCGGCCGAACTGGAGGAGCGTGAGCTGCGCGGGGAGGTCACGGTTCTCCTGGGCCTGGCGACCGCGGTCGAGCCGGAGTGGTTGAGCGAGTATTTTCCCGAGGACATGTCGGAGGGCTGTTTGACCGAATATGATCCTTCGACCCGCCGCGTGAGCACGAAGCGGCAGACGCGTTTCCGCGATCTCGTCCTCGAGGAAAAGGAGGGGGGTGAGGTGGATCCCGGACAAGCGGCGGGCCTTCTGGCGGAAGAAGTGGTGTCCGGTCGTTTGAATTTGAAAAAATGGAATGCCGGCGTGGAGCACTGGATCCAGCGGGTCAATTTCGTGGCCCGGCATTGCCCCGAAACCGAGGTGGCGCCCATCGATGAGGAAGCGCGGCAGCTGCTGATCGAACAGATCTGCCACGGAGCCAGCAGTTACAAGGAGATTAAGGACCGCGAGGTACTGCCCACGGTCAAGGAGTGGATCCTTCCCGAGCAGCATTATTACATTGAGACCTACGCCCCGGAAAATATCGGGCTGCCCCGACGCAACCGCCCTGTCAAATTGCGTTACGAGTCGGATGGGCGGGCTTTCATCGCGTCGAAGCTGCAGGATTTTTACGATGTGAAGGGGGAAACCCTGCGTATCGCCAACGGCAGGGTGCCTCTAGTGATCGAACTTCTGGCCCCGAACGGACGGCCCGCCCATGTGACGGACGATCTCGATGGCTTCTGGGACGGCGCCTACCAGCAAGTGCGCAAGGATCTCGCAGGGCGTTATCCGAAACACGAGTGGCGCTAG
- a CDS encoding DUF481 domain-containing protein, with translation MKLKYGNILALVALLFAHSSSADEVITTDGARLVGTITLIDKGTIHLDTNYAGSLKISQEQVASFSTDEPRVVRLQSGTLMAGPVQSSGNGQLKITSEDGVLTTNTSKVAASWTPGAEDPEVARNKREWRYDASLDMTGKDGNTDKFSLGTRLEAKLKGPNDTLAFYAEYEQAEEEDLKTEDRAAGGASYESFFSKVLGWYARTELETDRIDNVKFRSTSAGGLSYRLINKDKQSLVARSGLGYRYTAYTDDTEDESSPTIDFGLAHSYEYKDMFVMENDLTFVPAIDDFSNYRVVHDSGIEIPIGNSDNWKLRMGIKNEYESQPAAEEKLDTSYYTRMIYSWR, from the coding sequence ATGAAGTTGAAATACGGAAACATCCTTGCGCTTGTTGCGCTCTTGTTCGCCCACAGCTCTTCCGCCGATGAAGTGATCACCACCGATGGAGCCAGGCTCGTCGGCACCATCACTTTGATCGACAAAGGAACCATCCACCTCGATACCAACTATGCCGGTTCGCTGAAAATCTCTCAGGAGCAGGTGGCATCCTTCAGCACGGACGAGCCGCGGGTGGTTCGCCTGCAGAGCGGCACACTGATGGCCGGCCCGGTCCAGTCCTCCGGTAATGGTCAGTTGAAGATCACCTCCGAGGACGGCGTACTCACGACCAACACCTCCAAAGTTGCCGCATCCTGGACTCCGGGAGCCGAAGATCCGGAAGTTGCCCGCAACAAGCGCGAGTGGCGCTATGACGCCAGTCTGGATATGACCGGCAAAGACGGCAACACGGACAAGTTCAGCCTCGGCACCCGGCTTGAAGCCAAGCTGAAGGGGCCAAACGACACCCTCGCCTTTTACGCGGAATACGAGCAAGCCGAGGAGGAAGACCTCAAGACGGAAGACCGCGCGGCCGGGGGTGCCTCTTACGAATCGTTCTTCAGCAAGGTGCTCGGCTGGTACGCCCGCACCGAGCTTGAGACCGACCGGATCGACAACGTCAAATTCCGCTCGACCTCAGCGGGTGGTCTTTCCTACCGGCTGATCAACAAGGACAAGCAAAGCCTGGTCGCCCGCTCCGGTCTCGGTTACCGCTACACGGCCTACACCGATGACACCGAGGACGAGTCCAGCCCGACCATCGACTTCGGGCTGGCCCACAGCTATGAGTACAAGGACATGTTCGTCATGGAAAACGATCTTACTTTCGTGCCCGCAATCGATGATTTCAGTAATTATCGGGTCGTCCACGACAGCGGCATTGAAATCCCCATCGGCAACAGCGACAACTGGAAGCTTCGCATGGGCATCAAGAACGAATACGAAAGCCAGCCGGCTGCGGAAGAAAAGCTCGATACCAGCTACTACACCCGGATGATTTACTCCTGGCGGTAG
- the ilvB gene encoding biosynthetic-type acetolactate synthase large subunit, whose protein sequence is MKSDKAIEFPEQDEIGPEMKGADVLVASLEREGVDVVYAYPGGASMELHQALTKSEKIRTILPRFEQGGGFMAHGHARSTGKASVCMATSGPGATNLVTCIADAFMDSVPLVAITGQVYQQFIGKAAFQETDFYGMTLPIVKHSYLVLDKDDLPRVVKEAFHIAQTGRPGPVVIDIPKDVQQAVYAPTFPASIDLPGYQGDVTHPEASDEELSEVLRLIEGAKRPVLYTGGGIISAEAHLELREFAELTGLPVASTLMGIGAFDAQHPQSLYWFGMHGTVAGNWAVCDSDLLICAGARFDDRITGKVDKFAPDAEIVHIDIDVSEHNKNKRVQHPIHSDIKYALSRLSELARKDFKKPDLSEWFTTINGWKEEHPFSYDKSGHITQQEAIETLYEETNGEAIITTGVGQHQMWTAQFYKFREPRTYISSLGLGTMGFGLPAAIGAKVAHPDKLVINIDGDGCFLMNVQELATAKIENIHAKTIILNNQHLGMVVQWEDLMYESVRGQTILCDKDDIGSPDNLDAIYPDFVKISEGFGVAGRRVVKREDLRDAIREMIEFDGPYVLEVIVPHTEHVLPMIKQGLSAKEILIKSE, encoded by the coding sequence ATGAAATCAGATAAAGCTATCGAATTCCCCGAGCAGGATGAAATCGGCCCAGAAATGAAGGGTGCCGACGTCCTCGTCGCCTCACTTGAGCGCGAGGGAGTCGATGTGGTGTATGCCTATCCGGGCGGCGCCTCGATGGAACTTCACCAGGCTCTGACCAAGAGCGAAAAGATCCGGACCATCCTGCCACGCTTTGAACAGGGCGGCGGCTTCATGGCCCACGGGCACGCCCGCTCCACGGGCAAAGCCAGCGTTTGCATGGCGACCTCCGGTCCGGGCGCGACCAACCTCGTCACCTGTATCGCGGACGCCTTCATGGACAGCGTTCCCCTGGTCGCGATCACCGGGCAAGTGTACCAGCAGTTTATCGGCAAGGCCGCTTTCCAGGAAACCGACTTTTACGGCATGACGCTTCCCATAGTGAAGCACAGCTACCTTGTCCTGGACAAGGATGACCTGCCGCGGGTGGTGAAAGAGGCCTTCCACATCGCACAAACCGGCCGCCCCGGTCCGGTCGTGATCGACATTCCCAAGGACGTCCAACAGGCCGTCTACGCCCCCACCTTTCCGGCTTCAATAGACCTGCCCGGTTACCAGGGGGACGTGACCCACCCGGAAGCGAGCGACGAAGAGCTGAGCGAAGTCCTCAGATTGATTGAAGGCGCCAAGCGCCCGGTTCTCTACACCGGTGGCGGTATCATCTCCGCCGAGGCTCACCTCGAACTGCGTGAGTTCGCGGAACTCACGGGTCTGCCGGTGGCCTCCACCCTGATGGGGATCGGGGCATTCGATGCCCAGCACCCGCAGTCACTTTATTGGTTCGGCATGCACGGCACGGTGGCCGGCAACTGGGCCGTCTGTGACAGCGACCTGCTGATCTGCGCCGGCGCGCGTTTCGACGACCGCATCACTGGCAAGGTCGACAAGTTCGCACCGGACGCGGAAATCGTCCACATCGACATCGATGTCTCCGAACACAACAAGAACAAGCGCGTGCAGCACCCGATCCATTCGGACATCAAGTATGCGCTCAGCCGCTTGAGCGAGCTCGCCAGGAAGGACTTCAAAAAACCGGACCTGTCAGAATGGTTTACTACCATCAACGGCTGGAAGGAAGAGCACCCTTTCTCCTACGACAAGAGCGGACACATCACCCAGCAGGAAGCGATTGAGACTCTCTACGAAGAAACCAACGGAGAGGCCATCATCACAACCGGCGTCGGGCAGCACCAGATGTGGACGGCCCAGTTCTACAAATTCCGCGAACCGCGCACCTATATCAGTTCGCTGGGCCTCGGCACCATGGGCTTCGGCCTGCCGGCCGCGATCGGGGCAAAGGTCGCCCACCCGGACAAGCTTGTCATCAATATCGACGGGGATGGCTGTTTCCTCATGAACGTGCAGGAACTCGCCACCGCGAAAATTGAAAACATCCATGCCAAGACCATCATTCTGAACAACCAGCATCTCGGCATGGTGGTTCAATGGGAAGACCTCATGTATGAGAGTGTCCGCGGCCAGACGATCCTTTGCGACAAGGACGACATCGGCAGTCCCGACAATCTGGATGCGATCTACCCGGACTTCGTCAAAATCTCGGAAGGTTTCGGTGTCGCGGGCCGTCGCGTCGTCAAGCGTGAGGACCTGCGTGACGCCATTCGTGAAATGATCGAATTCGACGGACCCTACGTCCTTGAAGTCATCGTTCCGCATACCGAGCACGTGCTCCCCATGATCAAACAGGGGCTTTCCGCCAAAGAAATCCTGATTAAATCCGAGTAA